One genomic region from Natrinema caseinilyticum encodes:
- a CDS encoding vWA domain-containing protein has product MKTHITFVLDSSGSMSAIEDDTKGGFNAFLEDQRDEPGTATVSLYDFNTNVDCVYQGYSTGAAPKLDDDNYTPGGRTALHDAITTAVTETGDRIETMEAAGRPDNVIIVILTDGKENASETPQERVRDLVEYRRQEHEWEFLFIGANQNAALTASGMGMDKDRSLDMAHSEDGAKSAYESTSDRISQARREGTTGGFDDEDREKQEKARDQ; this is encoded by the coding sequence ATGAAGACGCACATCACCTTCGTTCTCGACTCGTCCGGGTCCATGTCGGCCATCGAAGACGACACGAAAGGAGGCTTCAACGCGTTTCTCGAGGACCAGCGGGACGAACCCGGGACCGCGACGGTATCGCTGTACGATTTCAACACGAACGTCGATTGTGTCTACCAGGGGTATTCGACCGGGGCCGCACCGAAACTCGATGATGACAACTACACACCAGGTGGACGAACGGCGCTCCACGACGCCATCACGACCGCGGTCACTGAAACAGGCGACCGCATCGAAACGATGGAAGCGGCCGGTCGACCGGACAACGTTATTATCGTCATTCTGACCGACGGGAAGGAGAACGCCTCTGAGACACCACAGGAACGTGTGCGAGATCTAGTCGAGTACCGGCGCCAAGAACATGAGTGGGAGTTCCTGTTTATCGGGGCCAATCAGAATGCAGCGCTCACGGCGAGTGGGATGGGAATGGACAAAGACCGATCGCTTGACATGGCCCACAGCGAAGACGGAGCGAAATCTGCGTACGAGTCGACCTCTGATCGGATCAGTCAGGCGCGACGAGAGGGAACCACCGGTGGATTCGATGACGAAGACCGAGAAAAGCAGGAGAAAGCTCGAGATCAGTGA
- a CDS encoding homing endonuclease associated repeat-containing protein, translating to MSEEIIQEIDELLDEELPGKPEEGSHEASEEQKEELIRLLQYSEEKLGHSPSLREFNSLNLETSGYIIEDLFGSWNKAKREAGLEIYERGEGRSPTTPINEAYFERINTSEKAYWLGTLLGASTLNSNPSQQLSLGRVRSKEFFVKEFSRAVESEYAVTVSSTTRQGKQDKEQVQTCISNPTFIENLVSAGYPGLDETESDFPKLKSEYRAPFVRGYLESSGYFSHGWQVTEDSDDRAKTLQEWFDEFGAKRPTIGESDGKSVVRVSNVFDIRAVFETCWPAGSDTSPSYTPYPEKIVQYLQTEYPYPENVEYLSG from the coding sequence ATGTCAGAGGAGATAATACAGGAGATCGATGAATTGCTCGATGAGGAACTGCCTGGCAAGCCAGAAGAAGGCTCTCATGAAGCAAGCGAAGAGCAGAAAGAGGAACTGATTCGATTATTACAGTACTCGGAGGAGAAACTCGGTCATTCACCGTCACTGCGTGAGTTCAACTCTCTCAATCTCGAGACATCTGGTTATATTATAGAGGATTTATTCGGATCGTGGAATAAAGCGAAGCGCGAAGCTGGTCTGGAAATATATGAAAGGGGAGAAGGAAGAAGTCCCACAACACCGATAAACGAAGCGTATTTTGAAAGAATCAATACATCTGAGAAGGCCTACTGGTTAGGAACATTACTGGGTGCGTCTACCCTCAACTCTAATCCATCTCAACAGTTGAGTTTGGGCCGGGTTAGGTCCAAGGAATTTTTTGTCAAAGAGTTTTCTCGGGCCGTTGAAAGTGAATACGCGGTCACCGTCTCATCAACAACGAGACAGGGGAAACAAGACAAAGAACAAGTCCAAACATGTATTAGCAATCCAACATTTATAGAAAATCTAGTATCTGCTGGCTATCCAGGATTAGACGAGACAGAGAGCGACTTCCCGAAGCTTAAGTCAGAATATCGTGCGCCATTCGTTCGAGGCTATCTCGAATCAAGCGGATATTTTTCACATGGGTGGCAGGTAACGGAAGACAGTGACGACCGTGCCAAAACCCTCCAAGAATGGTTCGACGAATTTGGCGCTAAACGCCCGACTATCGGGGAAAGTGATGGAAAATCTGTCGTCCGCGTCTCTAACGTGTTTGATATCAGGGCCGTCTTTGAGACGTGTTGGCCTGCTGGATCGGACACGTCCCCCTCGTATACGCCGTACCCAGAAAAAATAGTTCAGTATTTGCAGACTGAATATCCGTACCCAGAGAACGTCGAATACTTATCTGGATGA
- a CDS encoding transcription initiation factor IIB: MFSHQQSTAERVESETTSADEPSIRDADEVSADDFDTTSSCVECGEQSFTRSNAGEWYCDTCGAVHTGTELERSEPGWTPREQRRTGPAGSVTRVSVGTKIGHNSGGEAFWAQYNNRLNHENRTLRHGLRELRALANALEATETLTEQSAYRFRRAADEGLLVGHSLEAMAAACVHVTAREHHVPFPLNQIADASPVDLDNIKTAVSKLLREFDLQVAPPLPTAFLERFASAVDLPNEVRRRAVQLADALIEDGAHVGQSPTGVAAAILYGAAKECGVEITQEELASVAFVSIVTLSRQWQTVQTYLDKA; this comes from the coding sequence ATGTTCTCGCACCAACAGTCCACAGCGGAGCGTGTCGAATCCGAAACCACATCAGCCGACGAACCCTCGATCCGCGACGCCGATGAGGTTTCTGCCGATGATTTCGATACGACCTCGAGCTGCGTCGAATGCGGCGAGCAGTCGTTCACTCGGAGTAACGCAGGCGAGTGGTACTGCGACACCTGCGGGGCCGTCCACACGGGAACCGAACTCGAGCGCAGTGAACCCGGATGGACGCCTCGGGAACAGCGTCGCACTGGTCCCGCGGGGTCAGTAACGCGTGTCAGCGTCGGAACCAAGATCGGGCACAACAGCGGTGGGGAAGCGTTCTGGGCACAGTACAACAACCGATTGAATCACGAGAACCGGACGCTCCGTCACGGGCTCCGCGAACTTCGCGCACTGGCGAACGCGCTCGAGGCAACCGAAACCCTCACCGAGCAGTCGGCCTACCGCTTCCGTCGTGCGGCCGACGAGGGGCTGCTCGTCGGCCACTCCCTCGAGGCGATGGCGGCTGCCTGCGTTCACGTGACCGCGCGTGAACACCACGTTCCGTTCCCGCTTAACCAGATTGCAGACGCCTCTCCGGTCGACCTCGACAACATCAAGACCGCAGTCAGCAAACTCCTGCGAGAGTTCGACCTCCAAGTGGCGCCACCGCTCCCGACAGCGTTCCTCGAGCGATTCGCTTCTGCAGTTGACCTCCCGAACGAGGTTCGCCGGCGCGCCGTCCAGCTCGCTGACGCCCTGATCGAGGACGGCGCACACGTCGGTCAGAGTCCGACGGGAGTCGCGGCGGCAATACTCTACGGTGCAGCGAAAGAGTGTGGGGTCGAAATCACGCAGGAGGAACTCGCCTCAGTCGCGTTCGTCAGCATTGTGACGCTATCACGCCAATGGCAGACGGTCCAGACATATCTCGATAAGGCGTAG